A DNA window from Luteolibacter luteus contains the following coding sequences:
- a CDS encoding glycoside hydrolase family 43 protein, whose amino-acid sequence MKKLSASRLSLCSGLFVAAVLGFTASGFAKEEMKEIRSGEVWPDSEGKPVNAHGGGVLAHEGTYYWYGEIKQGKTYLPDCNKSWGGTRVDVTGVSCYASKDLLEWKNLGNVLPAVTDDPKHDLHIGMVLERPKVIYNAATKKFVLWFHADSMDYAAAKCGVAVSDKPEGPFTYLGSFRPNAGKWPANAKEEDKKDPKAPLVRDHDAGQMARDLTVFVDEDGKGYLFTASEDNATMHISELTDDYLGLTGKYARVFPGRMMEAPAVFKREGKYYIIASGCTAWAPNAARSAVADSIWGPWRELGNPCQGEKAETTFQSQGTYVLPYKEGFVFLADRWNKDDLPDSRYVWLPIGFQGDKPVLQWKDGWKPE is encoded by the coding sequence ATGAAAAAACTCTCCGCTTCCCGCCTCTCCCTTTGTTCCGGTCTGTTCGTCGCCGCGGTGCTGGGCTTTACTGCCAGCGGTTTCGCCAAGGAGGAAATGAAGGAAATCCGCTCCGGTGAAGTTTGGCCCGATAGCGAGGGCAAGCCGGTCAACGCCCACGGCGGCGGCGTGCTCGCGCACGAAGGCACCTACTACTGGTATGGCGAGATCAAGCAGGGGAAGACCTACCTGCCGGATTGCAACAAGTCCTGGGGCGGCACCCGCGTCGATGTGACCGGCGTCTCCTGTTATGCGTCCAAGGATCTGCTGGAATGGAAGAATCTCGGCAATGTCCTGCCCGCTGTGACGGATGATCCGAAGCACGATCTTCACATCGGGATGGTTCTGGAGCGGCCGAAGGTGATCTACAACGCGGCGACGAAGAAGTTCGTCCTGTGGTTCCACGCGGATAGCATGGACTACGCTGCGGCGAAGTGCGGCGTGGCCGTATCGGACAAACCGGAAGGTCCCTTCACCTACCTTGGCAGCTTCCGGCCGAATGCAGGCAAGTGGCCGGCGAATGCGAAGGAGGAAGATAAGAAGGACCCGAAGGCCCCCTTGGTCCGCGATCATGACGCCGGACAGATGGCCCGCGACCTGACCGTCTTCGTCGATGAAGATGGCAAGGGCTACCTTTTCACCGCCTCCGAGGACAATGCGACGATGCACATCTCCGAATTGACGGACGACTATCTTGGGCTGACCGGTAAGTATGCCCGTGTATTCCCGGGCCGGATGATGGAAGCACCGGCGGTCTTCAAGCGGGAAGGAAAATACTACATCATCGCTTCCGGTTGCACCGCTTGGGCTCCCAATGCCGCTCGCTCGGCAGTGGCAGATTCCATCTGGGGGCCATGGAGGGAACTCGGCAATCCTTGCCAGGGCGAAAAGGCTGAAACCACCTTCCAATCTCAGGGAACCTATGTCCTGCCTTACAAGGAGGGATTCGTTTTCCTGGCAGACCGCTGGAACAAGGATGATCTGCCCGATTCCCGCTACGTCTGGCTGCCGATCGGATTCCAGGGCGATAAGCCGGTGCTGCAGTGGAAGGATGGTTGGAAGCCGGAGTAG
- a CDS encoding YkgJ family cysteine cluster protein, translated as MPPSREPSHGSPGNRLTLLDPDHFYVCQRCTACCKWPGDVRLEEDELAPIASFLGMGEQEFIERYTRLRTNRNGLSLIEKENHECIMLEEGGCRIHPVKPEQCRGFPNKWNFPGWQEVCEAKPIPMEEARAQGRV; from the coding sequence ATGCCGCCTTCCCGGGAGCCCTCGCACGGCAGCCCGGGAAACCGGCTGACCTTGCTGGATCCGGATCATTTTTACGTCTGCCAACGCTGCACCGCCTGCTGCAAGTGGCCCGGCGACGTGCGTCTGGAGGAAGACGAACTTGCTCCGATCGCGTCCTTCCTCGGGATGGGTGAGCAGGAGTTCATCGAGCGCTATACCCGCCTGAGGACGAATCGCAATGGTCTCTCCCTGATCGAGAAGGAGAACCATGAGTGCATCATGTTGGAAGAGGGGGGCTGCAGGATTCATCCGGTAAAGCCGGAGCAGTGTCGCGGTTTTCCGAACAAATGGAATTTTCCTGGCTGGCAAGAGGTCTGCGAAGCGAAGCCGATTCCCATGGAAGAGGCGCGCGCTCAAGGGAGGGTTTGA
- a CDS encoding AAA family ATPase, with protein MTEENAVYQATPPQAQPDASAMVARLRAQVEHAVLGQREVVSQVLAGLLAGGHVLLEGKPGLGKTQLVLALAKAFGGAFGRIQFTPDLMPSDVTGFRLFDMKSQTFQLRRGPVFCNLLLADEINRAPAKTQAALLEVMQERQVTIDGESLQLSAPFMTLATQNPVEHEGTYPLPEAQLDRFLMKILIDYPTAEAESEIVARSAAEVPGDSATKELHVVATPEDVVRAQAATAAVQVVREVVDYAVAIVQATREAKTVWLGAGTRGAIALVRIGKAIALMHGRHFVIPDDIKAASLPVLRHRVQLAPEVAIGGQSMDEVLKIIVESVPAPRQ; from the coding sequence ATGACCGAAGAAAACGCCGTCTACCAAGCCACTCCGCCGCAAGCGCAACCGGACGCGTCCGCGATGGTCGCGCGCCTGAGGGCGCAGGTTGAACACGCCGTGCTGGGGCAGAGGGAAGTGGTCAGCCAGGTGCTCGCCGGACTGCTGGCTGGCGGTCACGTGCTGCTGGAAGGGAAGCCGGGCCTTGGCAAGACCCAGCTGGTGCTGGCACTGGCCAAGGCCTTCGGAGGAGCTTTCGGACGTATCCAGTTCACGCCGGATCTCATGCCTTCGGATGTCACGGGCTTCCGGCTCTTCGACATGAAGAGCCAGACCTTCCAGCTCCGCCGCGGCCCGGTCTTCTGCAATCTCTTGCTCGCGGATGAAATCAACCGCGCCCCCGCCAAGACCCAGGCCGCCTTGCTCGAAGTGATGCAAGAGCGGCAGGTGACGATCGATGGCGAATCGCTTCAGCTCTCCGCTCCCTTCATGACGCTGGCGACGCAGAACCCGGTGGAACATGAGGGCACCTATCCCCTGCCGGAAGCACAGCTCGACCGCTTCCTGATGAAGATCCTTATCGATTATCCGACCGCGGAAGCGGAGTCGGAGATCGTCGCCCGCTCCGCTGCTGAAGTGCCTGGAGATTCCGCGACCAAGGAGTTGCACGTCGTCGCCACGCCGGAAGACGTGGTGCGGGCACAGGCTGCCACCGCAGCCGTGCAGGTGGTCCGTGAGGTCGTGGACTACGCCGTGGCGATCGTTCAGGCGACCCGCGAAGCGAAGACCGTCTGGCTCGGTGCAGGTACGCGCGGTGCGATTGCGCTGGTGCGCATTGGCAAGGCGATCGCGCTCATGCATGGCCGCCATTTCGTCATTCCGGATGACATCAAGGCGGCATCGCTACCGGTGCTGCGTCATCGCGTGCAGTTGGCTCCTGAAGTGGCGATCGGTGGTCAGTCGATGGATGAAGTTTTGAAGATCATCGTGGAATCCGTCCCGGCACCCCGGCAGTAA
- a CDS encoding 3-keto-disaccharide hydrolase codes for MIRRLLLLALASTAASAAPVPLFNGKDLEGWEGNTKVWRVEDGAITGGSMEGNARNEFLVTKKPWKNFILRLEYKLVGTEGFVNGGVQFHSQRVENPAHEMRGYQADIGGGYSGCLNNELRKPQFLGVADRKLVASTEKPGEWNRYEIRAEGSRFQLFINGVKTSEYTEKDAAIPLEGFIGLQIHGDCKAVIAFRKMEIEALPDSP; via the coding sequence ATGATCCGCCGCCTCCTTCTCCTTGCTCTCGCGTCCACGGCTGCTTCTGCCGCACCCGTCCCACTTTTCAATGGCAAGGACCTGGAGGGCTGGGAGGGGAATACCAAGGTCTGGCGGGTGGAGGATGGGGCGATCACCGGCGGATCGATGGAGGGCAATGCCCGCAACGAATTCCTGGTCACCAAGAAGCCATGGAAGAACTTCATCCTCCGCTTGGAGTACAAGCTGGTGGGGACGGAGGGCTTTGTGAATGGCGGCGTACAATTTCACAGCCAGCGGGTTGAGAATCCGGCGCACGAGATGCGCGGCTATCAGGCGGACATCGGCGGCGGCTACAGTGGCTGCTTGAACAACGAGCTCCGCAAGCCGCAGTTCCTCGGGGTGGCGGACAGGAAGCTCGTCGCCTCGACTGAGAAGCCGGGTGAATGGAACCGCTACGAGATCCGGGCGGAGGGATCCCGGTTCCAGCTCTTCATCAATGGCGTGAAGACTTCAGAATACACCGAGAAGGATGCGGCGATTCCCTTGGAGGGCTTCATCGGCCTGCAGATTCATGGGGATTGCAAAGCCGTGATCGCATTCCGGAAGATGGAGATCGAGGCTCTGCCCGATAGCCCCTGA
- a CDS encoding peptidoglycan recognition protein family protein: MKFPFVVAMLSLSAVCFHCAQVDPLPGQRDEVVGMWGINPDGSPSSSGHSVSAPTSGGGLAREINLKVDMVPKGTHGRKVVRPMQPRYITIHSTQNYSADAWRHSLALKRGALRSPKRKGGNRIGYLIWHFTVDDKVAIQHMPTNEQGEHADFDGPGNRSSIGIEMCEHRGSNRSATIERTAKLTAKLMHDNGIPLSRVVPHYHWPRRGKNPPNKNCPHFLLDNGRPGAKWRWFLGRVDYHYKRAYQHTYASR, from the coding sequence ATGAAGTTTCCTTTCGTGGTGGCGATGCTGTCCTTGTCGGCGGTATGCTTCCACTGCGCGCAAGTGGATCCCCTGCCCGGACAGCGGGATGAAGTGGTGGGCATGTGGGGGATCAATCCGGACGGCTCTCCTTCCTCATCCGGTCACTCGGTGAGCGCCCCGACCTCCGGGGGAGGACTCGCCCGCGAGATCAATCTGAAGGTGGACATGGTGCCGAAAGGCACGCATGGCCGGAAGGTGGTGCGCCCGATGCAGCCCCGCTACATCACCATCCATTCCACGCAGAACTACTCTGCCGATGCCTGGCGGCATTCCTTGGCCCTCAAGCGCGGCGCGCTCCGCTCCCCGAAGCGCAAGGGGGGCAACCGGATCGGTTATCTGATCTGGCACTTCACGGTGGATGACAAGGTGGCGATCCAGCACATGCCGACCAACGAACAGGGCGAGCACGCCGACTTCGACGGTCCGGGTAATCGCTCCTCGATCGGCATCGAAATGTGTGAACACCGCGGCAGCAATCGCTCCGCGACCATCGAGCGGACCGCAAAGCTCACGGCCAAGCTGATGCACGACAATGGCATCCCGCTGAGCCGGGTGGTACCGCACTACCATTGGCCGCGCCGCGGGAAAAATCCGCCGAACAAGAATTGTCCCCACTTCCTCTTGGATAACGGCAGGCCCGGCGCGAAGTGGCGCTGGTTCCTCGGCCGGGTTGACTACCATTACAAGCGGGCCTACCAGCACACCTATGCCTCGCGCTGA
- a CDS encoding RDD family protein: MEEAAGRIDTLQAIELAEGVEVRLRIAGPLQRGVALGIDWGVQIAGLLIIWVILMIAGIGIGFTVSTGLGMLAWFFTWWWYPVLFEASKWGATPGKRAMGLRVVQTSGAPITFSQALVRNFLRVADAMPMLPSSWLGGLPIPTMAFGLATCLATKRFQRLGDLAAGTVVIYDKVLPEPAVPAPPPMEASRPVVPLRPEEVRAVVAFRERAGLWSEGRRAEIADHASELSGGKGNAGVARIMAIAHWLQEKR, encoded by the coding sequence ATGGAGGAAGCTGCGGGACGGATTGACACGCTACAGGCCATCGAGTTGGCGGAAGGCGTGGAGGTGCGTCTCCGGATTGCGGGGCCACTCCAGCGGGGCGTGGCGCTCGGGATCGACTGGGGAGTCCAGATCGCCGGTCTGCTCATCATTTGGGTGATCCTGATGATTGCCGGGATCGGCATTGGTTTTACCGTTTCCACGGGCTTGGGGATGCTGGCTTGGTTCTTTACCTGGTGGTGGTACCCCGTGCTTTTTGAAGCCAGCAAATGGGGGGCGACTCCCGGCAAGCGGGCGATGGGCCTCCGCGTGGTGCAGACCTCCGGTGCACCCATTACCTTTTCCCAAGCGTTGGTCAGGAATTTCCTGCGCGTGGCGGATGCCATGCCGATGCTCCCTTCTTCCTGGCTCGGCGGCCTGCCAATCCCGACGATGGCTTTCGGCTTGGCGACCTGCCTGGCGACCAAGCGTTTCCAGCGTCTCGGCGATCTCGCGGCTGGTACCGTGGTGATCTACGACAAGGTACTGCCGGAGCCGGCAGTCCCGGCACCTCCTCCGATGGAGGCCTCCCGCCCGGTCGTCCCACTGCGTCCTGAGGAAGTCCGGGCGGTTGTCGCCTTCCGGGAACGGGCCGGCTTGTGGTCGGAGGGCAGGCGCGCGGAAATCGCCGACCACGCGAGTGAACTCAGCGGTGGGAAGGGCAACGCGGGTGTGGCCCGAATTATGGCAATCGCTCACTGGCTTCAGGAAAAACGATGA
- a CDS encoding stage II sporulation protein M, translating to MSPGSFEERRAAEWLELDRLITSVEKGKPEPGVEELPKRFRETCADLALARHRMYSTQLIDRLNTLVIRGYKLLYRSRRRGWEAVAKFIFAGFPQTVRKEWRLFWLCSAIFWIPFFAMMASAWLNIDWIRAVLGPEQMAEVESMYGGEEEQISAFREMFGSNFMMFSHYIRNNVGIDFQIFAGGILACLGTIFYLAFNGIYIGAVAGYVHYACNPQSFWTFVAGHSSYELLGMIVAGMAGMRLGLGILNPGRLPRGRAIAEAAKRALPLIYGAAAMTALAAVVEGFWSAQRMAPEIKYSVGIAGWVLHLAYFLLMGRGTRAA from the coding sequence ATGAGTCCGGGATCTTTCGAAGAACGTCGCGCGGCCGAATGGCTTGAGCTGGATCGCCTGATCACCAGTGTGGAGAAGGGCAAGCCGGAACCCGGAGTGGAAGAGTTGCCCAAACGCTTCCGCGAGACCTGCGCGGACCTGGCCTTGGCACGCCACCGCATGTATTCGACGCAGCTTATCGACCGGCTGAACACGCTGGTCATCCGCGGCTACAAGCTGCTTTACCGCAGTCGCCGCCGTGGTTGGGAAGCCGTGGCGAAGTTCATCTTCGCAGGCTTCCCTCAGACGGTGCGCAAGGAGTGGCGCCTGTTCTGGCTCTGCAGCGCGATTTTCTGGATCCCCTTCTTCGCGATGATGGCCTCCGCTTGGCTGAACATCGATTGGATCCGTGCGGTGCTCGGTCCCGAGCAGATGGCCGAGGTTGAATCGATGTACGGTGGGGAAGAGGAGCAGATCAGCGCCTTCCGGGAGATGTTCGGGTCGAACTTCATGATGTTCTCCCACTACATCCGGAACAATGTGGGGATCGACTTCCAGATCTTCGCGGGGGGGATACTTGCCTGTCTCGGGACCATCTTTTACCTCGCCTTCAATGGTATCTATATCGGCGCGGTGGCGGGCTACGTCCACTATGCCTGCAATCCCCAATCGTTCTGGACCTTCGTGGCCGGACACTCGTCCTACGAGTTGCTGGGCATGATTGTCGCGGGTATGGCCGGGATGCGCCTGGGCCTCGGCATCCTGAATCCCGGGCGATTGCCGCGGGGCCGGGCGATTGCTGAAGCGGCGAAGCGCGCGCTGCCTTTGATCTACGGCGCGGCCGCGATGACCGCGCTGGCCGCAGTGGTGGAAGGTTTCTGGTCGGCCCAGCGGATGGCGCCTGAAATAAAGTACTCCGTGGGAATTGCCGGCTGGGTATTGCACCTGGCCTATTTCCTTCTGATGGGAAGGGGGACGCGTGCGGCTTGA
- a CDS encoding ferritin-like domain-containing protein, with the protein MITNLEQLYFDQLRDLYSAESQLIAALPDLANHVTDPELKRSFQKHMGETRVHRARLQDLFCRHGLNPGGEQCEAVRGLIREARKHVGRARAGHVRDAVLIAVANRIEHYEIAGYGTARAFAECLGYVDDADVLGTSLEEESDADASITRIATGGLFVSGINEAAAIC; encoded by the coding sequence ATGATCACGAACCTTGAACAGCTTTACTTCGACCAACTGCGCGATCTTTACAGCGCGGAATCCCAGCTCATCGCCGCCTTGCCGGACTTGGCCAATCACGTAACCGACCCCGAGCTGAAGCGGTCTTTCCAGAAACACATGGGTGAAACCCGGGTCCACCGGGCCCGTCTCCAAGATCTCTTCTGCCGCCACGGCCTGAACCCCGGCGGTGAGCAATGTGAGGCCGTAAGGGGTCTCATTCGAGAAGCTCGCAAGCATGTTGGCAGGGCGAGAGCCGGACACGTCAGGGACGCCGTCCTGATCGCCGTCGCTAACCGGATCGAGCACTACGAGATCGCCGGCTACGGAACTGCCCGTGCTTTCGCCGAGTGCCTCGGATATGTCGATGATGCCGATGTTCTTGGGACTTCCTTGGAAGAAGAAAGCGACGCGGACGCCTCCATCACACGGATCGCCACCGGCGGACTCTTTGTCTCTGGCATCAACGAGGCCGCGGCGATCTGTTGA
- a CDS encoding DUF4350 domain-containing protein, producing the protein MRIPAIILGCLILAGCGGYTTTKRETGYKGKAKVDAYLAATRFLERFGYAVESKPGWPDLEQDVSMLFVPAEVISTEAYIREVDQWVAGGGHLLCLVEWGESYRDEWSPFAGFRSGEEGDVPEALHGWLEGAGVELSSAAASDKFSEDKLNYHNKTYEIFAESHARLKADGKDRIFDQVRYGDGLITVMTDARPFRNRHIGEHDHAELLLDLVNASPYRGKVVIVRDAAISLWSLVWHHGSAVVIGILAVTLFWLWKNMPRFGPLRREESRTTARDYDHHLEALGDFQWRLDKGAAMLRPLRDSVLERAQRMSASGHRDGDLFEWVAQRAGITRDRAERAMTHDRPPDPASFARLIADLQKIHLSLT; encoded by the coding sequence ATGAGGATCCCCGCGATTATTCTCGGCTGCCTGATCCTCGCGGGCTGCGGCGGTTACACCACGACCAAGCGCGAGACCGGCTACAAGGGGAAGGCGAAAGTGGACGCATACTTGGCGGCAACCCGCTTTCTCGAGCGCTTCGGCTACGCGGTCGAAAGCAAGCCCGGCTGGCCCGATCTTGAACAGGATGTCTCCATGCTCTTCGTGCCGGCGGAGGTGATTTCCACCGAGGCATACATCCGCGAGGTGGACCAGTGGGTTGCCGGCGGCGGGCATTTGCTCTGCCTGGTGGAGTGGGGCGAATCTTATCGCGACGAATGGAGCCCCTTTGCCGGCTTCCGCTCTGGCGAAGAGGGTGACGTCCCCGAGGCGCTGCATGGTTGGCTCGAAGGCGCCGGGGTGGAACTCAGCAGCGCCGCCGCCTCCGACAAGTTCTCCGAGGACAAGCTGAACTATCACAACAAGACCTACGAGATCTTCGCCGAGTCTCATGCTCGGCTGAAGGCCGACGGCAAGGACAGGATCTTCGACCAGGTGCGCTACGGCGACGGGCTGATCACGGTGATGACAGATGCCCGTCCTTTCCGGAATCGTCATATCGGGGAACATGACCATGCCGAACTGCTCCTCGATCTCGTGAATGCTTCGCCGTATCGTGGCAAGGTCGTGATCGTCCGTGATGCGGCGATCTCGCTCTGGAGCCTGGTATGGCACCACGGGTCTGCGGTCGTGATCGGGATCCTTGCGGTCACCTTGTTCTGGCTCTGGAAAAACATGCCGCGCTTCGGGCCCCTGCGCCGTGAGGAATCGAGGACCACGGCACGCGATTACGATCATCACCTTGAAGCATTGGGCGACTTCCAGTGGCGCTTGGACAAGGGGGCTGCGATGCTCCGGCCCTTGCGCGACTCGGTATTGGAGCGCGCGCAGCGGATGTCTGCCTCCGGGCATCGCGATGGCGATCTATTCGAATGGGTCGCCCAGCGTGCGGGAATCACCCGGGATCGTGCCGAACGGGCGATGACCCATGACCGCCCTCCCGATCCCGCCAGCTTTGCCCGTCTGATCGCGGACCTGCAGAAAATTCACCTCTCTCTAACATGA
- a CDS encoding DUF58 domain-containing protein, with amino-acid sequence MNPTGRILGLVVAWALLGVLVSAWPAFAPEGGSGPLSAAAPFVMQAWWIVGGIIAAVALVDALLLSRLAKLQLTRRLPGRFAVGEASDVRLDLLNPGGVVAKVEIFDGIPAGAEAETMPWQGSIAPGEKARLTHPVRIIERGVAKFGKVHVRRTSPLALWHKKYLVGENEEVRVYPDYEPVLRFALLSLQHRPDQMGIVRKSFAGSSRDFHQLREYREGDPLSQIDWKATSRRISLISREYQEQRNQVVIFLTDTGRRMRAMDGELPQFDHCLNAMLLLSYVALRQGDQVGVQAFGGMNRWLPPVKGAHSMSVLLNHLFDYQTTPEPSDFSAAAERLLARQKRRALVVVMTNLRGEDSSEIVPALRTLRSKHLVLLASLRERSVEDARSKPVEGFGDALRFAAAERYDAERAEVLATLQGFGILTLDVPAQQFPVALANSYLDIKAAGRL; translated from the coding sequence ATGAACCCGACCGGCAGAATCCTGGGACTCGTGGTGGCGTGGGCTCTTCTCGGAGTCCTTGTCTCCGCGTGGCCGGCTTTCGCGCCGGAGGGAGGGAGTGGTCCGCTTTCCGCAGCGGCTCCCTTTGTGATGCAGGCATGGTGGATCGTTGGCGGAATCATCGCGGCGGTGGCCTTGGTCGACGCCTTGCTATTATCGCGCCTCGCGAAGCTGCAGTTGACCCGTCGCTTGCCGGGTCGCTTCGCAGTAGGGGAGGCTTCGGACGTACGGCTGGATCTTCTGAATCCCGGCGGGGTGGTGGCGAAGGTGGAGATCTTCGATGGCATCCCCGCGGGCGCCGAGGCCGAGACGATGCCATGGCAGGGAAGCATCGCCCCGGGCGAGAAGGCCCGCCTGACACATCCGGTGCGGATCATCGAGCGCGGCGTCGCGAAGTTCGGGAAGGTCCATGTCCGGCGGACCTCGCCGCTGGCCTTGTGGCACAAGAAATACCTCGTCGGGGAGAACGAGGAAGTTCGGGTGTATCCCGACTACGAGCCGGTGCTCCGGTTTGCCCTTCTTTCGCTTCAGCATCGGCCTGACCAGATGGGAATCGTGCGGAAATCCTTTGCGGGCAGCAGCCGGGATTTCCACCAGCTTCGTGAGTATCGCGAGGGCGACCCGCTTTCGCAGATCGATTGGAAGGCCACTTCACGCCGCATTTCGCTGATCAGCCGGGAATATCAGGAGCAGCGGAATCAAGTCGTGATCTTCCTGACCGATACCGGTCGCCGGATGCGCGCCATGGATGGCGAGTTGCCACAGTTCGACCACTGCCTGAACGCCATGCTGCTGCTTTCCTATGTGGCCTTGCGGCAGGGAGATCAGGTTGGCGTGCAGGCTTTCGGCGGGATGAACCGCTGGCTGCCGCCGGTGAAGGGCGCTCACTCGATGTCTGTGCTCCTCAATCATCTCTTCGACTATCAGACCACGCCGGAGCCCAGTGATTTCAGCGCCGCTGCGGAGCGGCTCTTGGCCCGCCAGAAGCGGCGCGCCTTGGTCGTGGTGATGACGAACCTGCGGGGTGAGGACTCCTCGGAGATCGTGCCCGCCTTGCGGACCCTGCGCTCGAAGCATCTCGTGTTGCTGGCGAGCTTGCGCGAACGCAGCGTGGAGGATGCACGCAGCAAGCCGGTGGAAGGCTTTGGCGATGCGTTGCGCTTCGCCGCGGCGGAGCGCTACGATGCGGAGCGCGCGGAGGTGCTGGCCACCTTGCAGGGCTTCGGGATCCTCACTTTGGATGTACCCGCCCAGCAGTTCCCCGTGGCGCTCGCGAACTCCTATCTGGATATCAAGGCCGCGGGCCGCTTGTGA
- a CDS encoding DUF4129 domain-containing protein, which produces MTAELRPRSDWEAVDLGLALARRDFWRLWGCWWLGMLPMLLLSVGLLHDYPALVVLACWWWMPVASRMVLFVISRHLFGELPDGKSVLGEWPRAMYRRFGFRMLWARFSPWRPLTMAVEDLEGLRGKAYAARVRLLLRRGDATVVSLALWRVGLTFWMALALIGTATLFLPQGQAEQWRVLFQTLSDESWLNLPPSFGWVLAASVLISMSLVDVFSTGAGFGMYVNHRTWIEGWDVELAFRRMGNRLAGTVTALVAAFLCLSGNLQPVGAATAKETITEVKSHEDFTIHYVEVKNRTSGASNWNWMPGEWLLVLGKVVIWSAFGALIAFIVWLVWRNRHLFKTGGFHKRVPRVPPQAKVVMGMDVAPESLPADIPTAAMELWRVGRRQEAMSLLYRGTISKLITSRGVEIAESDTESDCLRRVTAEAAPLAGYFGGLTDAWVLLAYGRSAPPDQTMEQLCSSWPFTERRQA; this is translated from the coding sequence GTGACCGCAGAGCTCCGCCCAAGGAGTGATTGGGAAGCGGTCGATCTGGGCCTCGCCTTGGCGCGTCGCGATTTCTGGCGCCTCTGGGGCTGCTGGTGGCTGGGAATGCTGCCCATGCTGTTGCTCAGCGTCGGCCTGCTTCACGATTACCCCGCATTGGTGGTGCTGGCATGCTGGTGGTGGATGCCAGTCGCTTCGCGCATGGTGCTTTTCGTGATCAGCCGTCACCTCTTTGGCGAGCTGCCCGATGGCAAGTCTGTCTTGGGCGAATGGCCGCGCGCGATGTACCGGCGCTTCGGATTCCGCATGCTCTGGGCGCGTTTTTCGCCATGGCGTCCGCTGACCATGGCGGTCGAGGACCTCGAGGGACTTCGCGGAAAGGCCTACGCTGCGCGTGTCCGGTTGCTCCTGAGGCGGGGGGATGCCACGGTGGTTTCCCTAGCGTTGTGGCGGGTCGGTCTGACCTTCTGGATGGCCTTGGCGCTGATCGGCACCGCCACCCTGTTCCTGCCGCAAGGTCAGGCGGAGCAATGGCGCGTGCTTTTCCAAACGCTCAGTGATGAATCCTGGCTGAATCTTCCGCCGTCCTTCGGCTGGGTGCTTGCCGCTTCCGTGCTCATCTCGATGTCCTTGGTGGACGTGTTTTCGACCGGCGCGGGATTCGGCATGTACGTGAACCATCGTACTTGGATCGAGGGTTGGGACGTGGAGCTGGCTTTCCGCCGCATGGGCAATCGCCTGGCTGGCACCGTGACAGCACTGGTCGCTGCCTTCCTGTGCCTCTCCGGTAATCTCCAACCGGTTGGTGCTGCCACGGCGAAGGAAACGATCACCGAGGTGAAGTCGCATGAGGACTTCACGATCCATTACGTCGAAGTGAAGAACCGTACGTCTGGTGCCAGCAATTGGAACTGGATGCCGGGAGAGTGGTTGCTTGTCCTGGGTAAAGTCGTGATTTGGTCGGCGTTCGGGGCTTTGATCGCCTTTATCGTCTGGCTGGTCTGGCGAAACCGGCACCTGTTCAAGACCGGGGGCTTCCACAAGCGGGTGCCGCGAGTGCCGCCGCAGGCAAAGGTGGTCATGGGAATGGATGTCGCTCCCGAGTCACTGCCTGCGGACATCCCCACCGCGGCGATGGAACTGTGGCGCGTGGGCCGCCGGCAGGAAGCCATGAGCCTGCTTTATCGGGGGACGATTTCGAAGCTGATCACCAGCCGGGGGGTGGAGATCGCGGAGTCGGATACGGAGAGCGATTGCCTGCGCCGGGTCACCGCGGAGGCAGCTCCTCTCGCCGGCTATTTCGGCGGCCTCACGGATGCCTGGGTCCTTCTTGCCTACGGGCGCAGCGCGCCGCCGGACCAGACCATGGAGCAGCTTTGCTCAAGCTGGCCTTTCACCGAAAGGAGGCAGGCATGA
- the ilvN gene encoding acetolactate synthase small subunit: protein MTQTIVTTETPNPVAPARRGAMHTLSILVTNEPGVLMRICQVFSRRGFNIDSLVVSEGRNPNFSRMTIGISGDPQGLDQIIKQVSKLIDVIHCFEHTSDDSVTKEMILIKIKCSPEDRSQALQITEHFDGKTVDLTPTSMIVMITGDSPKVDAAVAMFSQFEIIETVRTGKVVMARGEQAT, encoded by the coding sequence ATGACCCAAACCATCGTGACAACCGAGACTCCTAATCCTGTCGCGCCCGCACGTCGCGGTGCCATGCACACCCTCTCCATCCTCGTAACCAACGAGCCGGGAGTCCTCATGCGCATCTGCCAGGTCTTTTCCCGCCGCGGATTCAACATCGACTCGCTCGTCGTTTCCGAAGGCCGGAACCCGAACTTCTCGCGGATGACCATCGGCATCAGCGGCGATCCCCAGGGTCTCGACCAGATCATCAAGCAGGTCTCCAAGCTGATCGACGTGATCCATTGCTTCGAGCACACCTCGGACGACTCGGTGACCAAGGAGATGATCCTCATCAAGATCAAGTGCTCTCCGGAAGACCGCTCGCAGGCGCTGCAGATCACCGAGCACTTCGACGGCAAGACCGTGGACCTCACACCGACTTCGATGATCGTCATGATCACCGGTGACAGCCCGAAGGTCGATGCCGCCGTGGCGATGTTCTCCCAATTCGAGATCATCGAGACCGTGCGCACCGGCAAGGTCGTGATGGCCCGCGGCGAACAGGCCACCTGA